Proteins encoded by one window of Musa acuminata AAA Group cultivar baxijiao chromosome BXJ2-9, Cavendish_Baxijiao_AAA, whole genome shotgun sequence:
- the LOC135623238 gene encoding calcium sensing receptor, chloroplastic-like encodes MTVPCSGRNRQSPEDWEAPAALTVITRQISSSTQSSVRFFDNPPPHKRSGEEDLLLYRTQPTTRSPTVARTQSTRRPIEPTTTESVLKVRIDHTHSGSSRARGEGDEEEEEMAMVAFRAAAAASTSPRPPLSKPQHHQSKLLHPKQSLPLLPPPTPAALSFVAVLSAAVPGEARAFSFAKEDIVSSLTKAEDTIGQVVDVGSSVWGFSLDVFRSLSETLKPGVDAALPILQSASKEALKIASPVVSDASKQAKEALQSVGVDPSPVLTAAQTIADAAQQTTKIIEGAKPLASATVEKITSSSPSVVVVTAGALFVGYLLLPPIWSTISFNFRGYKGNLSPAQALDVITAQNYLMIDIRSEKDKNKAGVPRLPSNAKNKMISVPLEELPSKIKGLVRSSKKVEADIAALKISYLKKINKGSNIVIMDSYSDIAKLVARTLTSLGFKNCWIVTDGFSGGKGWLQSRLGTDSYNASLVEVLSPSRVIPAATARFGTISSTALQSTRKLLPGSVEN; translated from the exons ATGACTGTTCCCTGCAGTGGACGAAATAGGCAATCTCCAGAAGATTGGGAGGCTCCGGCGGCGCTCACCGTCATCACCCGGCAGATCTCCTCGTCCACACAATCCAGCGTCAGATTCTTCGACAACCCTCCACCACACAAAAGGTCCGGCGAAGAAGATCTACTCTTATACCGAACACAACCTACCACTCGATCGCCGACTGTCGCACGCACCCAATCCACTCGTCGCCCGATCGAGCCAACCACAACCGAATCAGTCTTAAAAGTCCGCATCGATCACACACACAGCGGCAGCAGTAGAGCGAGGGGGGAgggagacgaggaggaagaggagatggcGATGGTGGCGTTCCGAGCTGCGGCGGCAGCGTCGACCAGTCCTCGCCCTCCCCTGTCCAAGCCACAACATCATCAGTCCAAGCTGCTTCACCCAAAGCAATCTCTTCCTCTGCTCCCACCTCCTACGCCCGCCGCGCTCTCCTTCGTCGCCGTCCTCTCCGCAGCCGTCCCCGGCGAAGCCAGGGCCTTCTCCTTCGCCAAGGAAGACATCGTCTCCTCCCTCACCAAG GCGGAGGACACGATTGGCCAGGTAGTTGATGTTGGTTCGAGTGTTTGGGGTTTCTCCCTGGACGTGTTCAGGTCCTTGTCGGAGACGCTCAAGCCAGGAGTCGACGCCGCGCTACCGATCTTGCAGAGCGCCAGTAAGGAGGCTTTGAAGATCGCCTCTCCGGTGGTTTCCGATGCTTCCAAGCAGGCCAAAGAAGCGCTTCAGAGCGTTGGGGTTGATCCAAGTCCTGTTCTGACCGCTGCACAG ACAATCGCCGATGCAGCACAGCAGACAACAAAAATCATAGAAGGAGCAAAGCCCCTTGCTTCGGCAACCGTGGAGAAGATCACATCCTCTAGTCCTTCAGTGGTTGTTGTCACTGCCGGAGCATTGTTTGTTGGATACCTTCTTCTCCCACCAATTTGGTCCACTATTTCTTTCAACTTCCGTGGTTATAAAG GCAATCTCAGTCCTGCTCAGGCGCTCGACGTGATAACCGCACAGAATTATCTTATGATTGACATAAGATCAGAGAAAGACAAAAATAAAGCTGGTGTTCCTCGCCTGCCCTCGAATGCAAAGAACAAGATGATCTCAGTGCC TTTGGAGGAACTTCCTAGCAAGATAAAGGGCCTTGTGAGGAgctcaaagaaagtggaagctgataTAGCCGCGCTAAAGATTTCGTACcttaagaaaatcaacaaaggatcCAACATCGTGATAATGGATTC CTACTCTGATATAGCGAAACTTGTCGCAAGGACACTCACCAGCCTTGGCTTCAAGAACTGCTGGATTGTGACGGATGGATTCTCCGGGGGGAAGGGATGGCTGCAGAGCCGTTTAGGCACAGACTCGTACAATGCATCGCTTGTTGAGGTTCTGTCTCCTTCGAGGGTCATTCCTGCTGCTACAGCTCGATTTGGAACCATCAGCTCTACGGCCCTACAGTCGACTAGGAAACTTCTTCCTGGGAGCGTTGAGAACTGA
- the LOC135623239 gene encoding protein CHAPERONE-LIKE PROTEIN OF POR1, chloroplastic-like: MEAVRLPSPTSCCCCCCCFSRSLIHRRPSLLLPARMPAGKRAGGAAFGTPRCSLDAAIGGGNYSYEYVPKFPRMNIRDPYKCLGVSHDASEEEIREARNFLLEQYAGHESSVETIEAAYERILFTSFKERKKTKFNLKSRLRKKVVESPPWMKRLLEFVELPPTDVILRRLFFFVFVGAWSVINSAESGPAFQVALSILSCIYFLNDKMKNLVRASATGFGALLVGWAVGSVVVPMIPSVVHPSWTIELLTSLISYVFLFLACTFLK, from the exons ATGGAGGCCGTCCGCCTCCCGAGTCCgacgagctgctgctgctgctgctgctgcttctctcgGTCTTTGATCCATCGAAGACCGTCTCTGCTCCTCCCCGCGAG GATGCCGGCGGGGAAGAGGGCTGGCGGAGCAGCATTTGGGACTCCGAGGTGCTCGTTGGACGCGGCAATCGGCGGCGGCAACTATAGTTACG AGTATGTTCCTAAATTTCCTAGGATGAATATAAGGGATCCTTATAAGTGTCTCGGAGTCAGTCATGATGCCTCTGAAGAAGAAATCAGAGAGGCACGCAACTTTCTTTTGGAACAATATGCTGGGCATGAAAGCAGTGTGGAGACCATTGAAGCTGCTTATGAACGAATACTGTTTACCAGTTTCAAGGAACgtaagaaaacaaaattcaattTGAAAAGCAGGTTAAGAAAGAAAGTAGTGGAATCACCTCCCTGGATGAAAAGATTGCTTGAATTTGTTGAGTTGCCTCCGACTGATGTGATCCTTAGAAGACTTTTTTTCTTTGTCTTCGTGGGAGCATGGAGTGTGATAAATTCTGCTGAATCTGGACCTGCTTTCCAA GTTGCTCTATCAATcctttcatgtatttatttcctcAATGACAAGATGAAGAACCTTGTCAGAGCATCGGCAACCGG ATTCGGGGCGCTTCTTGTTGGGTGGGCTGTTGGATCAGTTGTGGTACCTATGATCCCATCAGTTGTACATCCGAGTTGGACAATTGAACTCTTGACCTCTTTGATTTCTTATGTTTTCTTATTTCTAGCATGCACCTTTCTCAAATAA
- the LOC135622008 gene encoding tetraspanin-8-like, which translates to MVQISNSLVGFLNFLTLLISFPILGAGLWFRLHAATECERFLQLPLLVLGGFLLVVSVLGLIGACCRVSFFMWLYLFVMFLLILAMIVFTIFAFVVTNKGVGEAVSGVGFKEYRLSDYSGWLQKRVENWETWRQIDGCLKDAQVCAGFEGLAGLQASQFFAKNLSPLQSGCCKPPTFCGFQYKNATFWTIPTTGLKSTDADCKLWSNDQDKLCYDCGSCKAGVLATLKTKWKAVSIFNVALLVFLIIVYSIGCCALRNNRAKRHGGYYPYAR; encoded by the exons ATGGTTCAGATCAGCAACAGCCTTGTGGGCTTCCTCAACTTCCTAACCCTGCTCATCTCCTTCCCCATCCTCGGCGCCGGGCTGTGGTTCCGTCTCCATGCCGCGACGGAGTGCGAGAGGTTCCTGCAACTACCTCTCCTCGTGTTGGGCGGGTTCCTCCTGGTGGTGTCGGTGCTGGGCCTGATCGGCGCCTGCTGCCGCGTGTCGTTCTTCATGTGGCTCTACCTCTTCGTGATGTTCCTGTTGATCCTCGCCATGATCGTCTTCACCATCTTCGCGTTCGTGGTGACGAACAAGGGCGTGGGGGAGGCGGTGTCGGGCGTGGGGTTCAAGGAGTACCGGCTCAGCGACTACTCGGGGTGGCTGCAGAAGAGGGTGGAGAACTGGGAGACGTGGAGGCAGATCGACGGCTGCTTGAAGGACGCACAAGTATGCGCCGGGTTTGAGGGCTTGGCTGGTCTCCAGGCCAGCCAGTTCTTCGCCAAAAACCTATCACCCTTACAG TCTGGGTGCTGCAAGCCCCCAACATTCTGTGGATTCCAGTACAAGAATGCTACTTTTTGGACAATTCCCACAACAGGGCTTAAATCGACAGATGCTGACTGCAAACTGTGGAGCAATGACCAGGACAAGCTGTGCTACGACTGTGGCTCATGCAAGGCAGGTGTGCTTGCAACCTTGAAGACCAAGTGGAAGGCGGTTTCCATCTTCAATGTTGCCCTCCTTGTGTTTCTCATCATAGTCTATTCAATTGGTTGTTGTGCTCTGCGAAACAATAGAGCTAAGAGGCACGGGGGTTACTATCCCTATGCTCGTTGA